The following proteins are co-located in the Telopea speciosissima isolate NSW1024214 ecotype Mountain lineage chromosome 9, Tspe_v1, whole genome shotgun sequence genome:
- the LOC122639433 gene encoding transcription factor bHLH144-like has protein sequence MQSDQQIYHQKVVPPLAYQFGGNCMYNGSMAPGLGVTLPGATKHSSPLNGVELQPFEVCPKNYIIFDQTDNRSRVMFHPALAQKFSCAGFDIQHIENERGKNDEDKGNRGSSSSLKEDTEDIDILLSLEQEEEDGDEVSTAQTVGSCGSSSSDSCSNYGSKPSKQRLSFVQKLCSGGSNRSTGCKGERKRLRMKKMVKALRGIVLGGDQMSTVAVLDEAVRYLQSLKVEVNKLGLEDLKM, from the coding sequence ATGCAGAGTGACCAACAAATTTACCATCAAAAGGTGGTGCCTCCTCTTGCATATCAATTTGGTGGTAATTGTATGTATAATGGTTCTATGGCCCCAGGCTTGGGTGTAACTCTACCAGGAGCAACAAAGCATTCATCACCCCTTAATGGGGTTGAACTGCAGCCTTTTGAAGTCTGTCCCAAGAACTACATCATCTTTGACCAGACTGATAACAGAAGCCGTGTCATGTTTCATCCTGCTCTCGCCCAGAAATTCAGTTGCGCTGGTTTTGATATCCAACACATTGAAAATGAACGGGGAAAGAATGATGAGGACAAGGGAAACAGAggctcctcttcttccttgaaaGAAGACACAGAGGACATTGACATATTGTTGAGTTtggaacaggaagaagaagatggggacgAGGTTAGCACAGCACAAACTGTTGGCAGCTGTGGGAGCAGTTCCTCAGATTCATGCTCAAACTATGGTTCAAAACCAAGCAAGCAGAGACTGTCTTTTGTTCAGAAGTTGTGCTCTGGCGGCAGCAACAGAAGCACCGGTTGCAAAGGTGAAAGAAAACGGTtaaggatgaagaagatggtAAAAGCACTGCGGGGAATTGTACTAGGTGGTGACCAGATGAGTACAGTTGCTGTTCTTGACGAGGCTGTCAGATACCTCCAGTCTCTGAAGGTGGAAGTGAACAAGCTTGGTCTAGAGGATTTGAAGATGTGA